The DNA sequence ATTAACCTGTGAAAAAGAGCATACCATTGTTAACTGTACACTAgagaacacacaaaaacacacagctcCTGATTTTATGCAGTcgaattaaaacattttccatgAGTCAgggaaataaaatctgttctaCTAAATCTAATCCACTGAGGTCAGGAAAAGTCTGCTGCCGGCTCCAGGCTGATTGACATTAGTTTCTACTCACAAAGACTAGAGGTGAAGCAGAGATACAGCTCATCCACATGCACCAGCCACCAGCAACACTGACTAAACCGTAAGAACTCAACAAACATCATCCCTGTGACTGGCGCCACATCGGACTCATGATCAGTCTAAAAGGAAGATGTGCTTACGCGGTCAGAGGACGGCTTTTCTTTATCTCAAAAAACTGTGTTCCTGTGTGATTGTACCTGAAAGACACGGTTAAGGTCATAACAAGAGAATCATGTGAGAGCACTCTGCGGCAAACAGTGAGAGGAAGAGACAAACAACTTAAAGTGCTTTGTGATATTCATAGGCTGTTGGTTAATTATAGATGAATTTCTTCTCTGACTGAATGTCAAGCTTTGGCTTAATATAGAAAATAGTACCACAGTGACCTacattgcatttgttttgtttggcctATATTATTCATCTGCCTTATAACAGTGGGTCAGTGGGATTCTGTAATTATATACTCTCACATTTACTGGAGAAGTACCAAACATGTACCATCTTGGTGAAAGGATACTGCAATTCCCTGATATACTTCTGTATGGCTTCCAGGCGCTGTGGGATAGTGGTGGTAGGTTGGTATGTAGGCACACTCGGTACTGGAATCTGTGGGACAAACAACTGCATTACCAGTATACAATCCCAACATTCATTGCAGCTGGAGAATGTAGTCTTGTTTGACCTCTGCGCTCTGTTTTCTATCCGCTACAACCAATGGCAACAATATCTTAACTGCCCTTTAACCACTCTCATGAGAACTAAATAAAATAGATCACTCTGAGataaatggaaaatggaaatgTGCTGATATTGGAAAATATCAAGCAGCAAGAATAATCATTTCAAGTTGATTTAGAGGGATGTGGCTTTCTGTGTCTCATGTGGGAAGTAGGGCAAATATTTCCTACAACACATGGGTGTAAATTGTTTTAAGTCTATGTGTAAGTTTTAGAATTATAATGTGAAAAGCAAAGCGTTGTGCTAAGCGTCGTGTTTCCAGTTCCACCAGTTTACCTTGGGCAGGTCGGTGGCCCCCCTGATCTCCTTCCCCAGTGCTTCACCGGTGGGGTGGATTCGAGCCACATGGCGCCACATCCTCTCCCAAGTCTCCTCGTCCACCGGGAGGCCCCCTCTGTTCACGTAGAAAGGCACCCCTCCATCCCTCAGCTCTTCTTCACCTTCATCCTCCTGCTCCTCGTCCCTCTCCTCCACCGAGCCCACCGTGGCCCTCAGCATCCCTCACCTTCAGCCTGGAGGGCCAACACAGCTCCTGGCACAAGAAATGTCCTGACGGATGCTTTTGGATCCTTTAACTGGTTAATCTGCTTGCAGGTTTAAGCAGGTTCCCACAACAGATGGCCAACTCATGACATCAAGCAGATTATGGCATCAAAAAACAAAGTCAGTGCAGCATTGATTCTAGGGGTGGTCTGCTGTAATTAAACTCTAGATGAAGCAAGtgaacaaaatatatatatctatatttcCAAATCTAGAATGACTTTCCAGTGAGTATTTGGCACTTTGGTAGAAATCTAATAGACTACAAGCCAGCCAATAATCAGCTATTGatgcaaatgaataaataaattaagacCTTAAGGTGATTTAAGCTAGAAGATGTGAAGCCTGTATTTAACAACGACACTGAGGATGATCATAAACAAGCAAACAGCAGCCCACCAGTGCAACGCTGTCACAGTCTGTGTGAGGATTGTCTCTCCAGGCAACAAAGTGTTAGAAAATCCTAATTCCCTGCACCGTTAGAGGTCATTCTCGCCACAGAAATCCACCAGATCGTGCCATTCTTCCGTCCCATCTTCTCACGTCCGTTTCATCTCCGTCTCATCGAATGATTTCCTTCCGATGCAGCCGGTTCATTGTTCATGCAGATGCTCTTCTTGGCTCCAGCGTCTGCGAGAAACACTCAAGCCGACGAGCCGCTCAGACACTCCCCGGACCCCGACCTCCGTCCACTGCGCATGCGCCCTACTGAACGGATGATCTCAGCGGTGACAAGTGCTGCGTTTAAGGTGCTCCTCGAAGGCGTTCATCGGAGATGCTCTAGatcagtggttctcaactggtctgggcctgggacccaccataaaactgaaatgacaagtcgtgacccaaacaatatttctccaaaaatcaacaatttattgattgagcgttagaagacaaaacttttaaacctgaactcaagtacttcacaacaactcaaaatcaagcagcaatactaattcaagtactgaggactttgaaacaagtagaacaatagcctcaagtagttctcaggatatataaaagtgcatttttttctacaaaaaaagtgcaattcaacaaaaccagtagcttctcataatactgcacaagtctgcaacattgctgttgtagctggagaaactatgtatggaaatatgtgcaaaagagtccaaaacatgaaaactgatgaagtgcattcaacaaattattaaagtgaagaaatgcttaaagttctgatcaatctcaaaatgtaaacacaataaaacatttttcaaagggcttaactatatttgaaagccaatatttggggaaaaaaatagtgtgcaatattgaaagaaaagtgtgtttttaagcacttacaaataaacaaaagtcacaagtcacaataaaagtactgcagaactacatgaagttctaatggcTTAGCTGAGGATGCTTTGTGGCCTTTGcaagagtctcaaaatctggctgtatgcatgataaagcaactctgaggtcatgctcaatgttcagtttatttcggtatttggttttcagctgaacaagagctgagaagccacattcacagaggtatgtggtgctgaatggtaggaggatttttacagctcgactagcaatggagggatactctctcatcacatcgttgcaccagaactgggaaaggcttacctctgtgaatttctttctgagagtgcggtcacatgatcgctccaccagctgacattcatcgctgctaggcaacgtgatgctttccatgtttattccaaacgggtcgcgcacccagtcgtcctcgggttgtttatcgggaaagtagtcgctaaaccgctcgaaaagtttattcagatgcgtgcttttggactcctttgtcttcgatgtaggaaaatccatatttaatgtactcgctgtcgtacttgcgtttagccatgctgctgttgctatgaaaacatgcagtttcttctacGGTAATACCAGTGTCCTCACCGGTCGCTGCTGACACGACGACCCCCTGCGGGTGCGGaggggaactacaatgactcgccactaaattggattatctttatttttctctctttttagaaaaaggctcgcgacccaccaaaaacggccccgcgacccacttttgggtcgcgacccaccagttgagaaacactgctctagatgaggggtgtcaaactcattttagttcatggCCCACATGCAGCCCAAATTGATCTCTCAgttgggccagaccagtaaaatcagagcataataacagacaaataacgacaactccaaatttttcctttgttttaatgcaaaaaaagtacattctgaaaatgttcacatttagtcAGCtatcttttacaaaacattgtgaacaacctgaaatgtctcaagaaaaaagtgaaattttacCAATATTATAGCTCAGTTTATCATATGTgtattacaacttacagatcaatgtacctacaaaggcacaaaatacTTAGTCGCAGGtatctgcaactgaacaatatagtgtattttacaacttgtcaaaatctagaaattattttacattcatttccacgtcTGTGTActaatcctgaccacctgaactgacacacCATACAAAttaaagtgggaactattaaggaaaagGTTAAGTTACCATCCttccttgtaaatgtataaaatttatgcataaataacgcataaaagttgtggcagtgcatcaaCAATAGGGTTCCACCTAACCAGTCTGtcgtactgaagctgctgactcacattacattgcacaatgttcaatgtctttattttcacagtattcattttcacctgtaatttttaaactttgcaaagtcatcccgcAGGCTGGACATGACACTCTGGCAGGTCATGtctgacacccctgctctagatactgttgttttaaatagcACCCAAACGCACCGTTATTGTGTTACATTTAAATCTAACAGTTAATGGTTCATTGCTGTTCAGAAGAAACCTACAATAACTTCATTTTTCCATCCTAATTGTACATTCATATAGTTGTTCACACAGCCAATACCTTAGTATATTTCTAAGTGTTGGAAAAACTGGAAGACAACATGAATTTCACTGATTCATTTATTCAATTCAACTCAATGAACTGTAACAAAATCTTTcataacaacaaaacataatGAAATGTGTAGTTTGATCAAACACACCTCCATCTTTGCCAAATTACACCTCAGTATTTTTAATATGCACAAAAGGAAATCAATTATCAACAGGAAACTTCAGTCTATATACAGGTCCAGATGTGGTTCAGGCATTTTAAAACCTTGGTGCACCATAGTCATCAGGCATCCGTTCAATATTATACCTGTATTTGGTAACAGGGAAAACAAAAAGTCAGTAATAAGCATGTCAAAAACTgtcatatttgtaaaaaaattcaaaacattaCCTGTGGTTGGAGATGTACATGATGGGCACCCCGGGGATCTTCCTGACTCTTCTCTTTAGATCTCTGTCCACAGTAGCCAGGATGTAACATTTGTGCTgcagaaatatttttatgtaatttatatCTCCCTTCAACACCAAAACCAGCAAATAGACATACAATTACCTGATATAATGGTGACTATTCTACAACAGCAACTGGTTTCACGGGAAGTAATTTTAAACACAgttgctgctttgtgtttagGGCTGACACCAACTTCCTGATTTCCTCGTAAATCAATTCATCgattattttctaaattaattgacaagttgttttgccAATAAATTGttggaaaatggtgaaaaagtcCAAGATGATGtcatcaaatgtcttgttttatccacTGTCATAAATCAGTgaagaaaccaggaaatattcaaatttaagaagctggattTTGagcatttagacatttttttcctaaaaaaaaaaatactccaaCTGATTAATCAATCATCGAAATAGCTGAATATTAATTTAATACTTGCCAACTAAGAGATTATTGATTTATCGTTGCAGCTCTACTTCTGTCTGATCTGAATGTTGATACAACATTGTAAGTCTTAATGTACTGTTGAGCTAATAAGTCCGCATCATCAGTATGCATACCATTAAGTCAACATGGACAATTATATTTCTGTAATAATGTAGCTGCCCATTTAAGATTATTACCTGTGTCACCCTTTGGACCAAACAGTCATCAGCGTATGTTCCCTTGTGTGTGCACGGCAGGCGCTCAAACCGTGGATCCTTGGctatcctgtaaaaaaaaaaattaacaaaatcccaaaaaacaaacattattttttgaaaaaagtttAGATATTAAATATGGTAATGTCTCCAAAGATATATACCCAGCAGACTGTACCTGAGCGCAACTCTGTATTTCATTCCAAGCTTTTCAATCTCAGCCATCACACAGTCTGTGATATACGGAATGCCTGGAGTGGataaaatgtgaggaaaaaaaaatctgaatttctgcTTCATGAATAAACAGTCGTATTTTGAAAATGGCATATAATAAATAGCTCTCAAAAACTTTATTATTCTCCTTGACACATGTTTGGGAGGTAATACTTACATTTGGCATACAGACAATCCATCATAGATTGAACAATGTCCAGTTTGGCCTTGATGGAGAAGTTGATGAAATTGGTATCAACCAGAATGTGGTACGGTGGGCCAAGCTGAGTATTATACTGGAAGAACAGGCATGATGGATGCTTTTGCCTGCAGAATGAGTTCAAAGAAAACAAGTCAAGAAGCCGTCATCCACTGTTTAGAATCCAatataaaatgttgtgttgcCAACTTACACTTCTCTCTCCTTTAGCTTGGAGggatctttcttctttttctgtattgtttttgcaCGGTCCTTCTCTTttctacaaaacaaacaagatgttATAGTGCTTTCACAGACCTGGAAGATTCTCACATAATTATGTGCTTTGTTTTGATGATTTCATATGAGAATAAAGTAGAGTTAGAAACTTGGCCCAGTTGTTCAGAAGAAATCTGATCAGATTATGGCTAGTGGATTGCATCAAATCTTGAAATgtgttgtaaagaaaaaattaaataattctgAAATCAGATTGGATCACTGTAACAGTCGCTCCAAGTACACTGTTTAGACACATTGCATGTATTCTGTATGTTATAGTCTGTTTCTCAGATCACTCAGATGCTGGAGTCTGAGTGGGCAGTCCTGCCTACTTGGTGTGCTGGAGCCCAGCGCTCCTTGGCTATTAAAGGTCCAACCCCTTaactccctctctgtctctctcttgcTTGTGGCCACATTggtatttggtttgttttgctgcACCAGACAACACCTCATCACACCACATCCATGCATACATAGCTTCACCACTGATGCCACTGACTCACGCACctcacattattattattgccatTATTGTTACGAGTAGTACTATTTAATAAAACACTCTTGCTGGCATAACCTGTGTTGTTACCATTTTTGTTATATCCTATTTGCCGGGTTATGACTTCACACAATCCAGCCTTGATTTTGGTCTGGATTAAATATTCGGTATGTGTTGtgaaaaattatgcaaaattattATTAGCTATTCAGAACACTGAATAGACTTAGCTTAGATTTACTCTTTTGTTTCTTATTACATTATTACTTATTATAGGTGACTTGATGTTAATAGCAAGAAACATtaattgaaaatgtgaaaagctTTTGAAAAACTGGCACAGAAGTGTGTTGAACTGATTGCTGGTTTGCAAAACATAGGATGTCCAAATGTGGATCACTCTGATTCAAATTAAACTTTCTGAACAACTGGGCCCTGGACAGGGTTAATGAAGAAGACACTTAAACCAGAGGTTACTTTGGCAGGAAAGCATCAAGTAATTATTAAAACTTACATTCTGTGGTCTTTCAAACTAATCATTCTCTTCATTGCAGCAAACTGTTTGGTTTTGTGCTTCCCCTGGATTGAAAAAgtttaaacacagaaattagttaGGAGCAAACGATCACAACAAATACTGTATCTTGGTATAAAATGGGAGTAGAAAAACACAATTGAACTTAAATGCCAACGCAGATGCAGTTGTGTAATATACATTACTTACAAAAGAGACAATGAATCGAAGAGTTGAACACGAAACACTTAAATCCAAACTCAGGCTATATTCATGATTGGACAATTGGTGACAGAACTTAGATATAAACGCCACCATCAAAATCACTAGACTGGAACATATAAATTATGTAATTACTAACTTATTAACTTTGGAACAATACGTGTAGCAGGTAAAGATCGCAGTTTATGGTAAAAGCTGTAACTGTTGTTAGCAGCTAAGCTAGCTAGCGCTAACTTGGCTCAGTAGCATGCCTGTCAAAAGCTTCAACGCCTAATTACTAAATTTTGAGGGACAACACTTATAAAGGTAGTAGTGTCGTAATTGTAACAcggttaaaaaaatacataccatatttttaattacagtCCAGAGCACCGACTAGCTGAGTAAAACTTGCTACCTCTCCCCTCGTGCATCGATATGAAGACGTAATCAAAAATCGACGTCTGTTCTGCGCATTTTCCGGTTGCTATGCTAATGCCTCACAGTCGAAGGTAGTTGCAGCATTTCAGTGCATGGATTGATtacagttttgcattttcagaGTGTTGCTTTTGTGTAGTGGTGCTATTGCAAACGGCGTTTTATCAACGTGTTGCGGTGTGAGTGTGGATTACCACGACGGGTTGGCGACGAGCTTTC is a window from the Amphiprion ocellaris isolate individual 3 ecotype Okinawa chromosome 20, ASM2253959v1, whole genome shotgun sequence genome containing:
- the fcf1 gene encoding rRNA-processing protein FCF1 homolog — its product is MGKHKTKQFAAMKRMISLKDHRIKEKDRAKTIQKKKKDPSKLKEREVQKHPSCLFFQYNTQLGPPYHILVDTNFINFSIKAKLDIVQSMMDCLYAKCIPYITDCVMAEIEKLGMKYRVALRIAKDPRFERLPCTHKGTYADDCLVQRVTQHKCYILATVDRDLKRRVRKIPGVPIMYISNHRYNIERMPDDYGAPRF